A window of the Henckelia pumila isolate YLH828 chromosome 3, ASM3356847v2, whole genome shotgun sequence genome harbors these coding sequences:
- the LOC140886947 gene encoding uncharacterized protein isoform X1, which produces MTKAVLAPLEIIRIEGTRLRVIVETEEQVELSFSRTWDLSVEGEQAPLTIDRSCGGMCIPNTMNSAIEAMGMSLPYRPHFDQLFKRTGSLYKSFEGMPKIAKPEKPSDVEEAVTKAKLLHYELVHSSDSMKITSMCFWIMRSTFSACGLCICFHSYYVGLLEAYLCLEFDYFLYLNDI; this is translated from the exons ATGACCAAAGCTGTTCTTGCTCCACTGGAGATCATCAG GATTGAAGGTACAAGATTAAGAGTTATAGTAGAAACTGAGGAGCAGGTTGAGCTCTCGTTCTCAAGAACATGGGATCTTTCAGTTGAAGGAGAACAGGCTCCTTTAACTATAGACAGGAG CTGTGGTGGAATGTGTATTCCAAATACAATGAATTCTGCTATTGAAGCAATGGGAATGTCCCTGCCTTACAG GCCACACTTTGATCAGCTCTTCAAGAGAACTGGCAGCCTATACAAAAGCTTTGAAG GAATGCCTAAGATTGCGAAACCGGAGAAGCCTAGCGATGTTGAG GAGGCAGTAACAAAGGCAAAACTATTGCACTATGAGCTCGTGCATTCTAGCGACAGTATGAAGATTACTTCAATGTGCTTTTGGATTATGAGAAGCACATTTTCAGCATGTGGATTATGCATTTGTTTCCATTCATACTATGTCGGGTTATTGGAGGCATACTTATGTttagaatttgattattttttgtacttgaatgatatataa
- the LOC140886947 gene encoding uncharacterized protein isoform X2, whose amino-acid sequence MTKAVLAPLEIISCGGMCIPNTMNSAIEAMGMSLPYRPHFDQLFKRTGSLYKSFEGMPKIAKPEKPSDVEEAVTKAKLLHYELVHSSDSMKITSMCFWIMRSTFSACGLCICFHSYYVGLLEAYLCLEFDYFLYLNDI is encoded by the exons ATGACCAAAGCTGTTCTTGCTCCACTGGAGATCATCAG CTGTGGTGGAATGTGTATTCCAAATACAATGAATTCTGCTATTGAAGCAATGGGAATGTCCCTGCCTTACAG GCCACACTTTGATCAGCTCTTCAAGAGAACTGGCAGCCTATACAAAAGCTTTGAAG GAATGCCTAAGATTGCGAAACCGGAGAAGCCTAGCGATGTTGAG GAGGCAGTAACAAAGGCAAAACTATTGCACTATGAGCTCGTGCATTCTAGCGACAGTATGAAGATTACTTCAATGTGCTTTTGGATTATGAGAAGCACATTTTCAGCATGTGGATTATGCATTTGTTTCCATTCATACTATGTCGGGTTATTGGAGGCATACTTATGTttagaatttgattattttttgtacttgaatgatatataa